Proteins encoded in a region of the Bacteroidales bacterium genome:
- a CDS encoding family 10 glycosylhydrolase has protein sequence MFKKITSVSLFVCSLFCIITCSGNNDNSEKDKEPEQATEEITEKEKMLWFDAEANFELFSKKENITYYLDKTKSAGFNKIVVDVRPIHGDVLYQSDFMPVLKEVKGIRVERDWDYLQFFIDEARRRDLKVTVSATIFTGGSPIRQEGMVYRDNSWNGKTSIEYTKDKGFMDIRRDRSKVSAFLNPVLPEVREFCLKFIKEIVTKYDFDAFALDYCRFPDEENDFSEASRLAFEQYIGAKVEKFPDDIFKWHTEGYMVPGKWYQQWWEFRAMIIHDFIKQVRTEINIIKPDVRLEYWAASWYGALYTKGQNWASKKYDTHKDYPAWASEGYKNAGFADLLDVFLCGTYLTNIFGKNDPESIEYGLERANKIVKGDCKVYGTLYAATQNTAKTIEDAVHLCLSETEGLMVFDIVQVIQYDLWEGIKTGISRAENEKK, from the coding sequence ATGTTTAAAAAAATCACATCTGTTTCTCTATTCGTATGCTCACTTTTTTGCATTATCACTTGTTCCGGGAATAATGACAATTCCGAAAAAGACAAGGAGCCGGAACAGGCAACCGAAGAGATAACGGAAAAAGAAAAAATGTTGTGGTTCGATGCAGAAGCCAACTTTGAACTTTTTTCAAAAAAAGAAAACATTACATATTACCTAGATAAAACAAAATCCGCAGGGTTTAATAAAATTGTGGTCGATGTCCGCCCTATTCATGGGGATGTATTGTACCAAAGCGATTTTATGCCTGTATTGAAAGAAGTTAAAGGCATTCGCGTAGAACGCGATTGGGATTACCTGCAGTTTTTTATCGATGAAGCCCGTAGACGGGACCTTAAAGTAACCGTTTCCGCAACCATCTTTACAGGTGGATCTCCTATAAGGCAGGAAGGGATGGTGTACAGGGATAATAGCTGGAATGGCAAAACCAGTATTGAATATACAAAAGATAAAGGATTCATGGACATCAGGCGCGACCGTTCGAAAGTATCCGCATTCCTGAATCCGGTATTACCCGAAGTCCGGGAGTTTTGCCTGAAGTTTATTAAAGAAATTGTTACCAAATATGATTTCGACGCTTTTGCACTGGACTATTGCCGTTTTCCGGATGAGGAAAATGATTTTTCCGAAGCATCCCGTCTGGCCTTTGAGCAATATATAGGGGCTAAAGTGGAGAAATTTCCGGATGATATATTCAAATGGCACACGGAGGGATATATGGTTCCGGGTAAATGGTACCAGCAATGGTGGGAATTCCGGGCCATGATCATTCATGATTTTATCAAACAGGTCAGGACGGAGATCAATATCATCAAGCCTGATGTCAGGCTGGAATATTGGGCGGCTTCCTGGTACGGCGCCCTATACACCAAAGGACAAAACTGGGCAAGCAAAAAATACGATACCCATAAAGACTATCCCGCATGGGCTTCGGAGGGCTATAAAAATGCCGGATTTGCCGATCTGCTGGATGTTTTCCTATGCGGAACATACCTGACCAATATTTTTGGAAAAAATGATCCTGAATCCATAGAATACGGATTAGAAAGGGCCAACAAGATCGTAAAAGGAGATTGTAAAGTATACGGTACATTATATGCCGCCACTCAGAATACCGCCAAAACTATTGAAGATGCGGTTCATTTATGTTTGTCTGAAACGGAAGGTCTGATGGTCTTTGATATTGTCCAGGTCATTCAGTATGATTTGTGGGAGGGCATTAAAACCGGGATATCCCGCGCAGAAAATGAAAAAAAATAG